In Amycolatopsis sp. EV170708-02-1, the following are encoded in one genomic region:
- a CDS encoding AraC family transcriptional regulator → MDLLAEVLAVGGVRGAAGARIEASGPWGILWHGLPRAAFYAVTCGTAWLELAGHPPRQLMPGDVVLLPNGPEHTLRSAPDVAIIPNVCTAAEEARDCGGVLRLGSGEVETHVLGASYDYDPAVSTQVLATLPEVVHIRANRGSDGLDDTVRLLSRELASPQIATEFVLNRLVDILLVQLLRAWRTEKPAETRGTWLGILGDPLIGVALAKIHEDPAKSWTTDLLAAELATSRSTLTRRFRETTGRTPGDYLTLWRMDLAAVRLRDTDDTVDTIARSVGYTSVYAFSRAFRRARDQAPGQYRTSTRKRLTTAG, encoded by the coding sequence ATGGACCTCTTGGCCGAAGTGCTCGCCGTGGGCGGAGTCCGGGGCGCCGCCGGGGCACGCATCGAGGCGTCCGGGCCGTGGGGCATCCTGTGGCACGGCCTCCCCCGCGCCGCCTTCTACGCCGTCACCTGCGGGACGGCCTGGCTGGAACTGGCCGGGCACCCGCCGCGGCAGCTCATGCCCGGCGACGTCGTCCTGTTGCCGAACGGGCCGGAACACACCCTGCGCAGCGCCCCGGACGTCGCGATCATTCCCAATGTGTGCACCGCGGCGGAGGAGGCGCGGGACTGCGGCGGTGTGCTGCGCCTCGGCTCCGGGGAGGTCGAGACCCATGTCCTCGGCGCGTCCTACGACTACGACCCGGCGGTGTCCACCCAGGTGCTCGCCACCCTGCCGGAAGTGGTGCACATCCGCGCGAACCGCGGCAGCGACGGGCTGGACGACACAGTGCGGCTGCTGTCGCGGGAACTGGCGAGCCCGCAGATCGCCACCGAGTTCGTCCTCAACCGGCTCGTCGACATCCTCCTGGTCCAGCTGCTCCGCGCTTGGCGGACCGAGAAACCGGCCGAGACGCGGGGAACCTGGCTCGGCATCCTGGGCGATCCGCTGATCGGCGTGGCGCTGGCCAAGATCCACGAAGACCCGGCGAAATCCTGGACGACCGACCTGCTCGCGGCGGAACTGGCGACCTCGCGCAGCACGTTGACCCGCCGCTTCCGCGAAACCACCGGCCGGACGCCCGGCGACTACCTGACCCTGTGGCGGATGGACCTGGCCGCGGTCCGGCTGCGCGACACCGACGACACGGTGGACACCATCGCGCGCTCGGTCGGCTACACGTCGGTGTACGCGTTCAGCCGGGCTTTCCGGCGGGCCCGTGACCAGGCGCCGGGGCAGTACCGGACCTCGACGCGGAAGCGCCTCACGACGGCCGGGTGA
- a CDS encoding type II toxin-antitoxin system VapC family toxin has product MAAEVHGLLDTNILILRRTIDHAQLPDLMSISTITLAELSAGPHYATDPAERARRTDLLQRVESEFDPLPFGTEAARIFGRVSASVLAMGRTPRRRVADLMIASVAIAHRMPLYTTNPQDFEGLKELLEVVPVTRPGA; this is encoded by the coding sequence ATGGCCGCTGAGGTCCACGGCCTGCTCGACACGAACATCCTCATCCTCCGGAGGACGATCGACCACGCCCAGCTGCCGGACCTGATGTCGATCAGCACGATCACGCTCGCCGAACTGTCGGCGGGGCCGCACTACGCCACCGATCCGGCCGAGCGGGCCCGGCGTACGGATCTGCTGCAACGGGTGGAGTCCGAATTCGACCCGCTGCCCTTCGGTACCGAAGCGGCCAGGATCTTCGGCCGGGTGTCGGCGTCCGTGCTCGCGATGGGCAGGACACCCCGGCGCCGGGTGGCCGATCTGATGATCGCCAGCGTGGCCATCGCGCACCGGATGCCGCTCTACACGACGAATCCGCAGGATTTCGAAGGCCTGAAGGAACTTCTCGAGGTCGTTCCGGTCACCCGGCCGGGCGCCTGA
- a CDS encoding type II toxin-antitoxin system Phd/YefM family antitoxin — protein MSVQHEISQRDLRNRSGEIMDAVEHGETFTVTRSGSPIAQLVPLCRRHAVSRDQFATGSANAPLIDPDRFRADLDDAFEGEAEDPYGR, from the coding sequence ATGAGCGTTCAGCACGAGATCTCCCAGCGTGATCTCCGGAACCGGTCCGGCGAGATCATGGACGCGGTCGAGCACGGCGAGACCTTCACCGTGACCCGTAGCGGCTCGCCCATCGCCCAACTGGTCCCGCTTTGTCGCCGTCACGCCGTTTCGCGGGACCAATTCGCCACCGGCTCGGCCAACGCTCCGCTCATCGACCCGGACAGGTTCCGTGCCGACCTCGATGACGCTTTCGAAGGGGAGGCGGAAGATCCCTATGGCCGCTGA
- a CDS encoding nitroreductase family deazaflavin-dependent oxidoreductase — protein MTETFDFDKINRSVIAEFRERGGKAGGMFEGYPLVLVHHTGAKSGTERIAPLVPLLEDDRIYIFASKGGADDNPAWFHNLVANPDTKVELGTETFPVRARVLTGAERDEVYARQSAVMPQFAEYQSKTSRVIPVFELERV, from the coding sequence ATGACAGAAACGTTCGACTTCGACAAGATCAACCGAAGCGTGATCGCCGAGTTCCGTGAGAGGGGCGGCAAGGCGGGCGGCATGTTCGAGGGCTATCCGCTCGTCCTCGTCCACCACACCGGCGCGAAGTCCGGTACCGAGCGGATCGCGCCGCTCGTCCCGCTTCTCGAGGACGATCGGATCTACATCTTCGCGAGCAAGGGCGGCGCCGACGACAATCCGGCGTGGTTCCACAACCTCGTGGCCAACCCGGACACCAAGGTCGAGCTCGGCACCGAGACCTTTCCCGTCCGCGCACGCGTGCTCACCGGCGCCGAGCGCGACGAGGTCTACGCCAGGCAGTCGGCCGTCATGCCGCAATTCGCCGAGTACCAGAGCAAGACCAGCCGGGTCATCCCGGTGTTCGAGCTGGAGCGCGTCTAG
- a CDS encoding PPOX class F420-dependent oxidoreductase has protein sequence MREMSRDEWWEFASAGTRTGMLGLVRANGAPIVTPVWFLLNEGPDGDELIFTTGTDTLKGKALRRDPRLSLAVDDQKPPYSYVQFTAEAVLHSDLDEMLEWATRLGGRYMGEDKAEAYGKRNAVPEESLVRARITKVIARADIAG, from the coding sequence ATGCGTGAAATGAGCAGGGACGAATGGTGGGAGTTCGCGAGCGCGGGCACGCGGACGGGCATGCTGGGGCTGGTACGGGCGAACGGGGCACCGATCGTGACGCCGGTGTGGTTCCTGCTGAACGAGGGGCCGGACGGTGACGAACTGATCTTCACCACCGGCACGGACACCCTCAAGGGGAAGGCGCTGCGGCGAGACCCGCGGCTCTCGCTCGCCGTCGACGACCAGAAGCCTCCTTACTCGTATGTGCAGTTCACCGCCGAAGCCGTGTTGCACAGCGACCTCGACGAAATGCTCGAATGGGCGACCAGGCTCGGTGGCCGGTACATGGGTGAGGACAAGGCCGAGGCCTACGGCAAGCGCAACGCTGTCCCGGAGGAGTCCTTGGTACGCGCGCGGATCACGAAGGTGATCGCCCGGGCGGACATCGCCGGCTGA
- a CDS encoding PQQ-dependent sugar dehydrogenase: MTFAVLPAPPAGAAPTDHESEAATISQGAVEKNHAGYSGTGFVNFDNVVGSYVEYTVNAAQAGTQTLTFRYANGTTIDRPVSLSVNGTAAGTLSFPGTGAWTTWKTVTKDVALAAGANKIRTTATTANGGPNADKLTASGVTDAEAPTPPKNLAAKDIKARSATFTWEAATDNVGVVRYDVMRGGNVLKTVDGTTLTTTVDDLQPNTAYDISVGAFDAAGNPSQQSNVVQFTTPPSGDTTPPTVPGNLRSTSVTANSVSLAWNASTDNSGTIAGYDVYQGTTKVATTPSLEATVTGLTANTSYTFTVKARDLDGNASAASNALTAKTSGAAGGGIPEYDKDITKVDLAWSVDFLPDGTALATERDRFEILRITPSGEKTALGKVPGAVGTNGEGGLLGIAISPDYATDHAIYLYHTASGDNRIVKMTYENGKLSSTSTPVLTGIAKNRYHNGGRVRFGPDGKLYATVGDGQNKATAQNKSSLNGKILRLNPDGSAPSDNPFFSTGGNARYVWSYGHRNPQGLAWDSRGQLWSSEFGDGTQDELNLIQKGGNFGWSQCEGTTGSCAGTIAPKKTWPTSSGGPSGIEIVNDWIYVAAVTSEQLFATQINAAGNGVGSVQSLFSGRWGRLRSVTKTPDGGLWVTSTNADKNGGTPSGIDNVVVRLKFPGTSQPGAFKLTSSAFADNATIPDKFTCAGDGTAGQDTSPPLAWSAGTTGAKGYAIVFADVANNGNKLHWAIWDIPVSAASLPEGLGSGFTVPNQNGAKQKAMGSGANSQKYFGPCPGGSSHPYTFTLYALKSATVPGLSSSSTMAQIETAIKNASTANVKLRGKSSAAS; the protein is encoded by the coding sequence ATGACGTTCGCCGTCCTGCCGGCCCCACCCGCCGGCGCGGCACCGACCGATCACGAATCCGAAGCCGCGACGATCTCCCAAGGCGCCGTCGAAAAGAACCACGCGGGCTATTCCGGCACGGGGTTCGTGAACTTCGACAACGTCGTGGGCAGCTATGTCGAGTACACGGTGAACGCCGCACAGGCCGGAACCCAGACACTGACCTTCCGCTACGCCAACGGAACCACGATCGACAGGCCGGTGTCCCTCAGCGTCAACGGCACCGCGGCCGGGACGCTGTCGTTCCCCGGCACCGGCGCGTGGACCACCTGGAAGACCGTCACCAAGGACGTCGCGCTGGCCGCCGGGGCCAACAAGATCCGCACCACCGCGACGACCGCGAACGGCGGGCCCAACGCGGACAAGCTCACCGCGAGCGGCGTGACCGACGCCGAGGCGCCGACACCGCCGAAGAACCTGGCCGCCAAGGACATCAAGGCCCGCAGCGCCACCTTCACCTGGGAGGCCGCGACCGACAACGTCGGCGTGGTCCGCTACGACGTGATGCGCGGCGGCAACGTCCTCAAGACCGTCGACGGGACCACGCTCACCACGACCGTCGACGACCTGCAGCCGAACACGGCCTACGACATCTCCGTAGGCGCCTTCGACGCGGCCGGGAATCCTTCTCAGCAAAGCAATGTCGTCCAGTTCACGACGCCGCCCAGCGGGGACACCACCCCGCCGACGGTGCCGGGCAACCTGCGCTCGACGTCGGTGACCGCGAACAGTGTTTCCTTGGCGTGGAACGCCTCCACGGACAACAGCGGCACCATCGCCGGTTACGACGTGTACCAGGGCACCACGAAGGTCGCGACGACGCCGTCGCTCGAAGCCACGGTCACCGGGCTGACGGCGAACACTTCGTACACGTTCACGGTGAAGGCGCGTGACCTCGACGGCAACGCTTCCGCCGCGAGCAACGCGCTGACCGCGAAGACGAGCGGCGCCGCGGGCGGCGGGATTCCCGAGTACGACAAGGACATCACGAAGGTGGACCTCGCCTGGTCCGTCGACTTCCTGCCGGACGGCACGGCGCTGGCGACCGAACGGGACCGCTTCGAGATCCTGCGGATCACGCCGTCGGGCGAGAAGACCGCGCTCGGCAAGGTCCCCGGCGCGGTCGGCACCAACGGCGAGGGCGGCCTGCTCGGCATCGCGATCTCGCCGGACTACGCCACCGATCACGCGATCTACCTGTACCACACGGCATCCGGGGACAACCGGATCGTGAAGATGACCTACGAGAACGGAAAGCTGTCCTCGACGTCGACCCCGGTGCTCACCGGGATCGCCAAGAACCGTTACCACAACGGCGGAAGGGTGCGGTTCGGCCCGGACGGCAAGCTCTACGCCACCGTCGGCGACGGGCAGAACAAGGCGACGGCGCAGAACAAGAGTTCGCTCAACGGGAAGATCCTGCGGCTCAACCCCGACGGCTCGGCACCGAGCGACAACCCGTTCTTCTCCACCGGCGGCAACGCCCGGTACGTCTGGAGCTACGGGCACCGCAACCCACAGGGCCTGGCGTGGGACTCCCGCGGCCAGTTGTGGTCGTCGGAATTCGGCGACGGCACCCAGGACGAGCTCAACCTGATCCAGAAGGGCGGCAACTTCGGCTGGTCCCAGTGCGAAGGGACCACCGGCAGCTGCGCCGGCACGATCGCGCCGAAGAAGACCTGGCCGACCAGTTCCGGCGGGCCGAGCGGGATCGAGATCGTCAACGACTGGATCTATGTCGCGGCGGTCACCAGCGAGCAGCTCTTCGCGACGCAGATCAACGCGGCGGGCAACGGCGTCGGCTCGGTGCAGTCGCTGTTCTCCGGCCGCTGGGGCAGGCTCCGCTCGGTCACCAAGACGCCGGACGGCGGGCTGTGGGTCACCTCGACCAACGCGGACAAGAACGGCGGCACGCCGAGCGGGATCGACAACGTGGTGGTCCGGCTGAAGTTCCCCGGCACCTCGCAGCCGGGAGCGTTCAAGCTGACCAGCTCCGCGTTCGCCGACAACGCGACCATCCCGGACAAGTTCACCTGCGCCGGTGACGGCACCGCGGGGCAGGACACCTCGCCGCCGCTGGCGTGGAGCGCCGGCACCACCGGCGCCAAGGGATACGCGATCGTCTTCGCCGACGTGGCCAACAACGGCAACAAACTGCACTGGGCGATCTGGGACATCCCGGTGTCGGCGGCGTCACTGCCGGAAGGGCTGGGCTCCGGCTTCACCGTCCCGAACCAGAACGGGGCCAAGCAGAAGGCCATGGGCAGCGGGGCGAACTCGCAGAAGTACTTCGGCCCCTGCCCCGGCGGCTCCAGCCATCCCTACACCTTCACGCTCTACGCGCTGAAGTCGGCGACGGTGCCGGGCTTGTCCTCGTCCTCGACGATGGCGCAGATCGAAACGGCCATCAAGAACGCTTCGACGGCCAACGTCAAGCTGCGCGGCAAATCCAGCGCCGCGTCCTGA
- a CDS encoding winged helix DNA-binding domain-containing protein, with the protein MTPKIDTAQRRARLATRHRLTTPAESVLAAADAVVALHATDPASVHLSAWARMKGDGVAELESALYEERTLIRMLGMRRTVFVLGHENAALVQAACSADIAKKQRRLLEQHLGTQGHPENVPEPGRWLAEVEDATERALKARGSATAQELSQDEPRLKQQLLMAKGKPYEAIANVTSRVLFQLAVDGRIVRGRPRGSWISSQYYWAPMAGWLPQGLAEWDADAARVELARRWLYAYGPAPIADLRWWTGWTIGQTKKALAEIQPVEVDLDGVPGVVLADDLEPVAEPEPWVALLPSLDPTAMGWIERDWYLGPHKAPLFDGTGNIGPTVWADGRIVGGWAQRPDGEVVHHLLEDVGADVERAVEAEANHLAEWFGEVRVTPRMRTPLERRLAQRS; encoded by the coding sequence GTGACCCCCAAGATCGACACCGCGCAGCGCCGCGCCCGCCTCGCGACGCGTCATCGCCTCACCACGCCCGCCGAGTCGGTGCTCGCCGCCGCGGACGCGGTCGTCGCGCTGCACGCCACGGATCCGGCGTCGGTGCACCTGTCGGCGTGGGCGCGCATGAAGGGAGACGGCGTCGCCGAGCTGGAGAGCGCGCTCTACGAGGAGCGCACGCTGATCCGGATGCTCGGCATGCGCCGTACGGTCTTCGTCCTCGGGCACGAGAACGCGGCCCTCGTGCAGGCCGCGTGTTCCGCCGACATCGCCAAGAAGCAGCGCCGCCTGCTCGAACAGCATCTCGGCACGCAGGGCCATCCGGAGAACGTCCCCGAACCCGGGCGCTGGCTGGCCGAGGTCGAGGACGCGACAGAGCGCGCGCTGAAGGCCCGCGGTTCCGCCACGGCGCAGGAGCTTTCCCAGGACGAGCCGCGCCTGAAGCAGCAACTCCTGATGGCGAAGGGAAAGCCGTACGAGGCGATCGCCAACGTCACCAGCCGGGTCCTGTTCCAGCTCGCGGTCGACGGCCGCATCGTGCGCGGCCGCCCGCGCGGCAGCTGGATCAGCAGCCAGTACTACTGGGCGCCGATGGCGGGCTGGCTGCCGCAAGGCCTCGCCGAATGGGACGCCGACGCCGCCAGGGTCGAGCTCGCCCGCAGGTGGCTGTACGCCTACGGCCCCGCCCCGATCGCGGACCTCCGCTGGTGGACGGGCTGGACGATCGGCCAGACGAAGAAGGCGCTCGCGGAGATTCAACCGGTCGAGGTCGACCTCGACGGCGTTCCCGGCGTGGTGCTCGCCGACGATCTGGAGCCGGTCGCCGAGCCCGAGCCCTGGGTCGCCCTGCTCCCGTCCCTCGACCCGACGGCGATGGGGTGGATCGAGCGCGACTGGTATCTCGGCCCGCACAAGGCGCCGCTGTTCGACGGTACCGGCAACATCGGGCCCACCGTCTGGGCCGACGGCCGCATCGTCGGCGGCTGGGCGCAGCGGCCGGACGGCGAGGTCGTCCACCACCTCCTGGAAGACGTGGGCGCGGACGTCGAACGGGCCGTCGAGGCGGAGGCGAACCACCTGGCCGAGTGGTTCGGGGAGGTGCGAGTCACGCCACGGATGCGCACGCCGCTGGAGCGACGGCTAGCACAGCGAAGCTGA